The genomic region aaatttaggcttgggacttaggtacccaactcatgttgggtcctacaaggttagtgcacatatccttagggacccaaatgcaagttttgtctcccttgcattttgcccctaacttcctagcaacaattttcttatcctttctacaaataacaaaggaagcatttaaagcacaataaattgtagaaggttcattcactactttcctaggagcatgaataatattctttctaggcatagcatttttcctagacatatttctaccatgcatacaggaagaactagaagcaaacatggcatgtgagttaaaatcatcataagcattataactcctataagtatttctagtttgtctcctatcatgatatataaaagcatgcttccttttagtgctacttgccataggggccttccctttctccttggcggagatgggagccttatggcttgttaagttcttggcttccctcttgaagccaagcccatccttaattgaggggtgtctaccaaccatgtaggcatccctagcaaattttagtttctcaaagtcacttttgctagtattaagttgggcattaagactagctacttcttcatttaatttagaaatgcaaactaggtgttcactacaagcatcaacatcgaaatttttacacctagtgcaaatctcaacatgttctacacaagaattagatttactagctacttctagtttagcatttaagtcatcattaacactctttaaagtagcaatggtttcatgacaagaagatagttcactagaaagcacttcatttcttttaacttctaacgcataggatttttgtgcctttacaaatttgtcatgctcttcatacaacaaatcctcttgcttttctaaaagtatattcttttcatttaaggcatcaattaattcattaattttgtctatcttagatctatctaagcccttgaacaaacatgaataatctacttcatcctcatcactagattcgtcctcacttgaagaagcataggtagagttgcgagtacataccttcttctcccttgccataaggcatgtgtgacgctcgtttgggaagagggttgatttgttgaaggcggtggcggcgagtccttcattgtcggagtcggaagaggagcaatccgagtcccactccttgcctagatgcgcctcgccctttgccttcttgtaatgcttcttcttttccctcttgtttcccttttcctggtcactatcattatcggggcagttagcgataaaatgaccaatcttaccgcacttgaagcatgagcgcttcccctttgtcttggtcttgcttggctgccccttgtgacccttcagcaccgtcttgaagcgtttgatgatgagagccatctcttcatcattaagcccggccgcctcaatttgtgccaccttgatagatagcgcctccttgcttcttgttgctttgagagcaagaggttgcggctcattgatcggtccattcaaggcgtcgtccacgtaccttgcttccttaatcatcattcgcccgctgacgaattttcctaggacttcttcgggcgagattttggtgtacctgggattctcacgaatattattcaccaaatgaggatcaagaacaataaaggaccttagtaatagtcggacgacgtcatggtccgtccatcacgtgcttccatagctccttattttgttgacaagggtcttgagccggttgtatgtttgggttggctcctccccccttatcatagcgaatctcccaagttcgccctccaccaactccatcttggtaagcatggtgacgtcgttgccctcatgagagatcttgagggtgtcccatatctgcttggcattgtccaagccgctcaccttattgtattcttccctgcacaaagatgctaagagaacagtagtagcttgtgcatttctatggatttgttcatttataagcatagggctatccgagctatcaaacttcattccattctctataatctcccatatgcttggatggagagagaataagtgactacgcattttgtgactccaaaatccgtagtcctccccatcgaagtgtggaggtttgccgagaggaatggaaagcaaatgcgaattcgaactatgtggaatacgagaataatcaaatgaaaagttcgaattgaccgtcttcctgtagtcgttgtcgtcgtccttttgggaagaggaagattcgtcgctgtcgtagtagacgatctccttgatgcgtcttgtcttcttcttcttcccatcttttcgtttatgacccgagcccgagtcgttggacttgtcatcctttggcttgttgacgaaggattccttctccttgtcattgatcacgattcccttccccttaggatccatctcttcgggcggttagtccctttcttgaagagaacggctttgataccaattgagagcacctagaggggggggtgaataggtgatcctgtaaatcttaaaaacttaagccacaaaactttgattaagtgttagcacagttaatgccaagtggctagagcgaagatcttgcacaatatgataatcacaacaagatcaacacagagaggacacggtgatttatcccgtggttcggccaagtacaaaacttgcctactccacgttgtggcgtcccaacggacgagagttgcactcaactcctctcaagtgatccaatgatcaacttgaataccacagtgttatgcttttcttctcaatatcccgtttgcgaggaatctccacaacttggagcctctcgcccttacacttgagattcacaaagaaataaggAGTAAGGAAGGAacaagcaacgcacacaagactcaaaatcagagcaacaacacgcacacaagtcgcaacaagagctcgcaacacaactcaatgagttcacaactcaacaagagctctagatgctatcacaatgaatcaaatgcgcgaaatcgatgtcttggtgcttaggaatgttgtaggaatgcttggtgtgctcctccatgcgcctaggggtcccttttatagccccaaggcagctaggagccgttgagagcaaatctggaaggccattcttgccttctgtcgtcgggcgcaccggacagtccggtgcacaccggacactgtccggtgcccgatttatttccaaaaacagcgtagtcgaccgttgccgaccgttgcagatctggcgcaccggacagtccggtgcacaccggacagtccggtgccactttccgaccgttggccagaccacgtgtcgcgcgcagattctgcggccgaccgttggctcaccggacagtccggtgcacaccggacagtccggtgaattttagtcgtacgccgtcagccaattcccgagagcagcgtcttcaggtcgaggcagcctggcgcaccggacactgtccggtgcaccaccggacagtccggtgccccagaccgaaacatcctgttggttgtacacagccaacattctccttttcttcttctctctgtttctaacacttagacaaatatattagtacacaaaaccaatgtactaaggcttagaaacatacctttacttgtgatttgcactttgttcatccatgggcatagatttacatttaagcacttgtgttgacactcaatcaccaaaatacttagaaatggcccaagggcacatttccctttcagaggttTGCCTACACATGTGAGAAAAATTGTATCTGATGGTATCATATGTATACACTTTTGTTTGTACATACCACTGTGAGTCTAGTGCTAATGTTGATGCTGTGAATCGTCTAGTGGTGACCCTTCAAAGGGTAGCAAATTTCCTCCACTTGTAGAAGATCTAGGCACCAAACATGAGGGAGACTCAGCATTAGGGTCTAGTGTGGGAGTCTGAGATGCAATGACACATAGTGGTCTCTACACTAGATCGAGTGAGGAGAGAGATGTTGTGAATAGGGGTATCTTAGATGGGGCGACCGGACTACCTGTTGTCTTCAATAGAACAGTTGGTGAACCATTCTCTTGTTTTGCACTAAGAGATACATGATTCGACACCACAATATTCATTCTTTCCTACAAAAAATGAGATTAACACCATGCATATAAGTATTAGGCAAATTAGAACTTTGGTTATTATCTTTAGAAGCtgagggtctgtttggttcagctgTAGATTCCTAAAAATCTGATTTCCGCTGTGAGCTGTGAGCAAGCTACTATGAGCCGACAAttgtgaaaattttgaaatttgtTTGGTTGAAACAACTGTAAACTATATATTCTATAAAAGCATGACAACTTGTAACATATATGACATAAATCTAGGAAATCTGGGGTATGAGGTGATTCTGAATTGACTAGAGGAATCTATAGATTTTTAAGAATCTATTCTTTTGTTGTACCCGTTTGGTTGACATTCCAAATTTTTTGTAGCGAATTGGTTTAGAAAGTTGAACCAAACACTCAAGGGAAACAAGCTAGGGAAGAGAAGAGTTCCACATTACAAGTGGGCTCTGACGTTATAATGTAGGGTAGAAAAGGGGGAAGACATATTCATCAAAAACCATGTTTTGGAATATATAGACATGTCGAATAGATGACTCGGGGAACTTGAAACTTTTATGCATTGGGTTGTAGCTAAGGAAAGTAAATTGTAAAGATCGGAACTGAAGTTTGTGGGAGTTGCATGACGTAAAATTGTCCAACAAGCACAACCAAAGGTATGCAATGCTAAATAGTTAAGTTGTTGATGTGTGGGGCATTCAAACGGAGTGGAATATTGGGAGAGTTGACTGGGAGTATGATTAATAAGGTAGACAACAGTGTCAAAAGTTTTGATCTAGAATTTAAGTGTCATGAATGCATGGGTGGGAATGGCATGCCCAACCTCAACTATGTGGCAATACTTACGCTTTGTTCAGCCATTTTTAGTGAGAATAAGGATATGAAATATGACGGGATATGTTATCTTGCACAGAGAAGAAATTGAGTTTCTGATATTTGCCTCCATGGTCAGTCTACATGGTAAGAGTTCTCGTACCAAATTGCCGGTCAACTATGTTTTGAAATTCTTGAAAATTCTAGAAGACTTGTGACTTGTACTTTAGGAGAAAGATCCATTTGAATTTACTATAGTCATCAATAAATGACACATAATATTTATGTTCAATAATTGAGCTTGGGACAAGACCCCAAACATTAGAGAAGACAGGCACCAAATAATAATGAGACACACTATTAGATTTATTATAAGGTAATTGTTGAATTTCTGCCTTCTCACAAATATCATGGACTAATTGTTGATGGGACTCAACCAAAAATAGAACTGGTGACTTTTTAACTATAGAAACCGAAGCATGATCTAATTTACCATGCCACTTGGTGAAACTTGGTTTTGTTGTAAGGAAGacttgattggttgatggtgattAGTGAGGATGAAAGATGTTTTGTTATATGGAAGACTTGCTTAGTAGATAGTGAGGATGAAAGAGGATAGAGCTCTTGATGACACTATTCTTTAAGTAGAGTTCTCCTCATGGTCTGATACTTAACAAAGAAGACATCAACATGAAATTCAAGATATACAGAATTAACTTTAGCAAGGCGATAAGTAGAAATAAGACTTATACTTGTGTTAGGAACACAAAGGATGTTGTTTAAGAAAAGATGATGGATTGGAGTTTTCACAACTGAGTGTCCAATATGGCTAATCTTCATATATGCACCACTTGTCGTGTGGATCTGGTCAATCCCTTTGTATTTATCATGGAGCATTACTTCTCAAGTTCTCTTATGATTGATTTGTAGCTTATGTGTCCATGTATAAATTGAATATTTGTCGACGAATATCATCTCATTCGGGGTTTGCTCTTATATTTGTCGAATATAAtatctccgttctcgaatatttgtcgctggatagtttatttttaaactaaaacatgacaaataaaaaagaacggagagaGTATATCGTAACAAAAAAAAGTATCTAATGATACTCTAATGTTTTCTTATATATATAGTTAAAATCTAAAGTAATTGGTTTATGCGAAGCGACATGTGTGTGCATCTTTTGACGAGAGATGGTTGCGTGCACGTACAGGTACAGGTACAAGCAGCAAGCAGATGAGATGCCCACGCGCAACACGGAGCTGGGCTGGGGCAGGCAGGGCCGCATCGGCATCGGCATCGGCATCTGCATCTGCATGCATGTGCGCCATCATCGGTCGTCGCGGGGTCAGCGAAAGATCTCGTGCCCGAATCGGGCGGGCGGCGCGCGCAACACGCGGCCAGGCGAGGCGACGAATCGATCACCCGTCGACGACGAATCGGAGAGGATCAAAGcgggcgcggctgccggtgccggCCGGTGAACGCAGTGTCAGTCGCATCAACGGAGAAAAGGAGTGACCGCCTAATTGAGCACCGCCGCTCGTAGTGGTAGACTGGTAGTAACAGGTGGTGTTGACGCAACAGCAACGCACCCGGCCAGTCCGGTCGTCGAGCCGAGCCGGCTGGGCACAGTCGCACAGAGAAGTATCTCGCTTCGTGTGGCCTCCAGGCCGGGCTCGCCGCGGGGAATCTCCCTCGTGCCACGCGTGGTAGGAGCGCCGGTCGGTGTTCTTCAGCCGGGGCGGTGGCATGCCCATGTCAGCCTGCTGCTGCGTCGGCTTCCGATCCTGTACGTACGCTCCCGCGTTTCAGGGAGGTTCGTAAACCCAGGTGCAAAATTGCAGGTTTCCGTTCGTATATATATCCTACGAATATTCTTACAAACACACCTATGTACCTATGCATTCTTGTGGGTCATTGCTGACACTATTTGAATATTCTCGCTGCCTTTAGATAACTAATTAAATGTTATCTCCTTTCCGATAAGTTGGCACGTACAGGACGCGACGGATAAACAAGCATATCAACGCTTCCGCGGATATGTTTTATTACAATTGCTGAATACCAACCCAAAAAAAATAGAAATTATGATCTCACTATTCATACGTCTTAAAAAGACCCTACAACAAAAGCACATTCCAGAACGGGCCGTTCATGTCGTTACCAGAAAGCGGAGGAATGGATATGCCAGCCTGAGGGGCCTATCCTGTCCGTCAACACACGAGGGAGAAGCCGCGTGCGTGCCTGTGCCGTCCGTCCAGTGATCCAGTCCGTGCCCGCCCAACACACAACACAACCCAGACCCAGGGAATGTTGCTGTGCAAGCGACGGGCACCGCGCTTGTTGACTCGGCTTCCCCTGCTCCCACGGCTCTCCCTCCCACCTCATCTTCCTCCTCCTCTCCTCCTCCATCTCCTTTAAAAGCTCCGTCCAAGCTTTCACCTCGCTTCAAACCACAATTCACAGGCCCTCTCCGATACTCTTCCTTCCTCGGTCCACCTTTTTTTTCCCGGCCCTCTATCTCCTTAGCTGCCAAGAACACGCTGTTCGATCGTCTCGTGCTAGCGTGGTAGTCTGGAAGcgtctctttttttttcttcttcctgtTCGATCCAGTTCTACCCGTCCAATCCAATCCAAGCTCCTCCCTTCACCCCAAAgggacgagagagagagagagaggtcctCTATGGCCGGGCCTGCTGTCCACCCTCGTCACGGCAGCCGGCCGGCGCTCTGAACTCCCGAGCCGGCTCTCCATCAGCCACGTCGCGCGCCGCCCAGGAGAAGGAGCTCTTTAATCTGTGCTAGCAGCGGTCCCAGAGAATGCGgcagatctcgtcgctgctgcaggGCCTGGCCCGGTCACTCTCGGTGGGGAGGGACAGGGACAGGGACAGGGACCGGAAAGGGAACGGCGCAGGCGACCGCAAGACCGCCGTGCCGGCGGTGCTGCGGACGTCGGGCACCCTGTGGGGCGACGGCTCGGACACGTTCGCCGCCGTCTGCTCGCGGCGCGGCGAGAAAGGCATCAACCAGGACTGCTCCATCGTCTGGGAGgtcagctctctctctctctgtctccctctctctctgttaCTCGGCCTCTGCTGTTCGTTCTGCTTCTTTCTTCCATTAATTTCGTTCGGCTTTTTGTACTGGATTTCGGGTGTCATCATAAAGTTTGTGATTGCACGTGATATCTCCATAGagttctttttttaaaaaaaaaaaaaactggaAAATTCTCGTCGGGCTCATGCGTTCTACTGCATATATATAAGAAACCAAACATGAAACAGCGTCAGATCAGTGTTTCAGCTCATTTTGTGATTCTGACAACTCATGGAAAAAAGCCCCCCCTTTTTTTAACCAAACATATAATAGTAAGCACTTCTTCGTTTCAGAGGGATAAAGGCCAATTAGGAGGCATAGGTATTGGAGCACGAGTCTCTGGTGTTTCCTCTTGGCTTTCTCTTCCTCACAAACAATACAGGAGAGGGCCGGGGTCATACGTGTCCTTGGTGATATGGTTTCTTTTCAGCTCTCGGTATCTCAACCCAAGTCCCAAGGTAGCTGTAGTTAAGCTCACTGCTTAAGACGGAAAAGTTAGCCACATCATCATCACATAGTGGATTAAGATTAACCCACAACACATTCCTGAGAGTTCTTCGTGGACGGCATATTTTTCCTTCCTGGAGATTGTATTTTCTATTCGTGTTGCCTAACTAATCTGGCTTTTTAATTCTGCAAACCAAAGCATCCGATAGAGTGAGGACAATCATGACCTACTGCTAGGTGGCTCAAATGGTTGGTTCTTCTTTCGGTTGGTTGTGTGTGATGTCACTGTGGAATCATAAAATTGTCGTCTATGGTGCAATGATTGTACAGCATTCTGGCTTAGTTTTGACCCACCCAATTCGTCAGTTACTGATTGTTTTGGACCGGACAAAAATCTGAAGAATTTCCCACGGCACGAATTCTTTTAAGAAATACTAATACAAGTTTGTGCATGATTGTTCTTGTTCTTGTGTAATGAAACAAAACTTGTTCACATGGccttctccgtcgatgtcctcaggGATTCGGGTGCCAGGAGGGCACCATCTTCTGCGGCATCTTCGACGGCCACGGCCAGTGGGGCCACTACGTGGCCAAGGCGGTGCGCGACTCGCTGCCGCCGTCGCTGCTGTGccactggcaggaggcgctcgcTCTCGCGTCACTCATCGACGACGGCGAGAAGAAGctcggcgactgccagttcgatctCTGGAAACggtcctacgtggccgcatgcgccgccgtggacgatgagctgcggcgcagccgccgcttggacgcggtccaaagTGGCTGCACCGCGCTatccatcgtcaagcagggggacctcatgatCGTCGCCAACGTCGGCGACTCCCGGGCCGTGTTGGGCACCACGTCCGACGATGGCGCCATTGCGGCTGTCCAGCTCACCGTCGACCTAAAgcctaacctgccacgtaagtcgctaccgaCCGGTGGCCGACCGTGTGTTCTTGTGTGTGCGCTGGGACGGCGGTGTACATGCGTTGCAacagttgctgacgttgtgtcctGGAATGTGATGGTGCATGCAGAGGAGAAGGAGCGCATCCGGCGGTGCAATGGTCAAGTGTACTGCCTCgccgatgagcccggggtgcaccgcGTGTGGCAGCCTAGCCGAGAGTCGCCGGGGCTCgctatgtcgcgcgcgttcggcgACTACTGCGTCAAGGACTGCGGTGTCATCTCTACGCCGGAGGTGACGCAGAAGAGGATCAGCAGCAGTGACCAATTTATCATCCTCGCTACCGACGGGGTAGCTTTCGGCCtatctgcctttaattctctatgCAAACACAGGCACATGCACCCATCTTTTCGTTTAAGAAAGCATACACATTGCTTGGTGACTGACGATGGCAAACGGGAATTTTATCCGATAGGTATGGGACGTgctctccaacgacgaggcggtacATATCGTGGCGGGGACGCCGGACCGGGCGAAGGCGGCCAAGCGGCTGGTGGAGTGCGCCGTTCGCGCGTGGAGGCGCAAGCGGCGCGACATCGCCGTCGATGACTGCTCGGCGATCTGCCTCTTCTTccacccgccgccgccgtcgtagACACGAAAACCTGTAACGTGCCGAAGTCCACGCCAAGGAGGAGGGGGCAACGAAATGCACATCTCAAGACAGACTACGATTATTGTGCCCGTGGCGTTCGTAGAGTGCACTGCCGCCGTCCACCGTTCAGAAACGTGCAGTTTGTCACGTGAGAGCGACACTCCACGATTAGGAACTGCAGCCGGTGCACGGCCAAACAAAAAGATCTCCGGCTTTCACACGTTACCAGTCAAGATGTACGAGAACATCAGAGAAAAAGGGTAGGAAAGACGCATTTTGTCCTCATTTTTGGGTGTCTGGCTCTGAATTTCTCAGTCGCAATTATAGATGCACGTCAATCACAATTTGGTCACAAATCACATGTTTTGGTGACACCTGCCGAACAAACCAAAATCCTAGATCTTCTGCGCGGAGCACCATGCGTCATTTCGAACATCCTGGAACACACTAGTACTAAATCCTAGTAATTCACTAACTCTTAATACGATACACTGCAAGCGCATGATAGCCCAAGCTGTGGTGGATATCAGAGTCAAGATCA from Zea mays cultivar B73 chromosome 6, Zm-B73-REFERENCE-NAM-5.0, whole genome shotgun sequence harbors:
- the LOC100857041 gene encoding probable protein phosphatase 2C 48 isoform X1, with product MRQISSLLQGLARSLSVGRDRDRDRDRKGNGAGDRKTAVPAVLRTSGTLWGDGSDTFAAVCSRRGEKGINQDCSIVWEGFGCQEGTIFCGIFDGHGQWGHYVAKAVRDSLPPSLLCHWQEALALASLIDDGEKKLGDCQFDLWKRSYVAACAAVDDELRRSRRLDAVQSGCTALSIVKQGDLMIVANVGDSRAVLGTTSDDGAIAAVQLTVDLKPNLPQEKERIRRCNGQVYCLADEPGVHRVWQPSRESPGLAMSRAFGDYCVKDCGVISTPEVTQKRISSSDQFIILATDGVAFGLSAFNSLCKHRHMHPSFRLRKHTHCLVTDDGKREFYPIGMGRALQRRGGTYRGGDAGPGEGGQAAGGVRRSRVEAQAARHRRR
- the LOC100857041 gene encoding Probable protein phosphatase 2C 48, with product MRQISSLLQGLARSLSVGRDRDRDRDRKGNGAGDRKTAVPAVLRTSGTLWGDGSDTFAAVCSRRGEKGINQDCSIVWEGFGCQEGTIFCGIFDGHGQWGHYVAKAVRDSLPPSLLCHWQEALALASLIDDGEKKLGDCQFDLWKRSYVAACAAVDDELRRSRRLDAVQSGCTALSIVKQGDLMIVANVGDSRAVLGTTSDDGAIAAVQLTVDLKPNLPQEKERIRRCNGQVYCLADEPGVHRVWQPSRESPGLAMSRAFGDYCVKDCGVISTPEVTQKRISSSDQFIILATDGVWDVLSNDEAVHIVAGTPDRAKAAKRLVECAVRAWRRKRRDIAVDDCSAICLFFHPPPPS